The following proteins come from a genomic window of Mustelus asterias chromosome 1, sMusAst1.hap1.1, whole genome shotgun sequence:
- the chmp3 gene encoding charged multivesicular body protein 3 — protein sequence MGLFGKSQERPPKDLITEWALKIRKEMRVIDRQIRDIQREEEKVKRSVKDAAKKGQKDVCTILAKEIVRSRKAVSKLYTSKAQMNSVLMSMKNQLSISRVTGSLEKSTEVMKAMQNLVKIPEIQATMRDLSKEMMKAGIIEEMLEDTFESMEDEEEMEEAAEMEIDRILFEVTAGALGKAPSKVTDALPEPELEGAAAASDEGEAEEDIEEMQSRLAALRS from the exons ATCACAGAATGGGCATTAAAAATAAGAAAGGAGATGAGAGTGATTGACAGACAAATCCGAG ATATTCAAAGAGAAGAGGAAAAGGTTAAAAGATCTGTGAAAGATGCTGCAAAGAAGGGACAAAAGGACGTGTGCACTATATTAGCTAAAGAAATTGTGCGGTCAAGAAAAGCCGTGAGCAAACTGTATACGTCAAAAGCCCAAATGAACTCCGTCCTCATGAGCATGAAGAACCAATTAT CTATATCGAGGGTCACTGGTTCCTTAGAGAAGAGCACAGAGGTGATGAAGGCCATGCAAAATTTAGTAAAAATCCCTGAAATTCAAGCCACCATGAGAGATCTGTCCAAAGAAATGATGAAG GCAGGGATTATTGAGGAGATGCTGGAGGATACTTTTGAAAGCATggaagatgaggaagaaatgGAAGAAGCAGCAGAGATGGAAATCGATCGGATACTTTTTGAGGTTACCGCAG GTGCTCTTGGGAAAGCTCCCAGCAAAGTCACAGATGCTCTTCCAGAACCAGAGCTTGAAGGGGCTGCAGCTGCATCTGATGAGGGTGAGGCAGAGGAAGATATTGAAGAGATGCAGTCACGACTCGCTGCCCTTCGCAGTTGA